TTCTCGGGCCGTGACCTGATCATGCTGTTCGGTGGTGTCTTCCTGCTGTTCAAGGCCACCGTGGAGCTGCACGAGCGGCTTGAAGGGCATGTCACCCAGGCCAGCGGTGCGGTACGCCACGCGGCGTTCTGGCCAATCGTTGCGCAGATCGTCGTGCTCGATGCGGTGTTCTCGCTGGACGCCGTGATCACGGCGGTGGGCATGGTCGAGCAGCTGTCGATCATGATGATCGCGGTGATCTTCTCGATCGGCATCATGATTGTCGCCAGCAAGCCGCTGACCCGCTTCGTCAACGCCCACCCGACCGTGATCATGCTGTGCCTGGGCTTCTTGATGATGATCGGTTTCAGCTTGACTGCCGAAGGTCTGGGTTTCCATATTCCGAAAGGCTACCTATACGCGGCCATCGGCTTCTCGATTCTGATCGAGGTGTTCAACCAGCTGGCCCGCGCGCGCCGCAAGCGCAGCCTGCAGCAGCACCGGCCACTGCGTGAGCGCACTGCCCATGCGGTGCTACGCCTGCTGGGTGGCCGTCGGGTCGAGGCCGACGAGGTGGGCGAGGAAATCGCCGACCTAGTCGAAGGTGGGGGTGAAGAGGTGCTGTTCGACCGCCGTGAGCGGGTGATGATCAGTGGCGTGCTTAACCTTGCCGAGCGCCCGATCCGTACGGTGATGACCGCGCGTGCCGAAGTCGATGTGATCGACCTTGCGCAACCGGCCGCGGCCATTTCCGAGGCCTTGGCCAACTCGCCTTACTCGCGCCTGCCGCTGATCCGCGATGGCCGCATCGATGAGCCACTGGGTTTCGTGCACAAGAAGGAGCTGCTCAAGGAGTTGCTGTCGGGTAGCCAGCCAGATCTGGAGCGCATGGCGCGGGCCCCGTTGAATCTGCTGGAAAGCTTCAGCATCCTCAACGCGCTTGAACAGATGCGCGGTCAATCGACCCATATCGCCTTCGTGGTCAACGAGTTCGGTGATTTCACCGGCCTTTTGACCATGACCGATATCCTTGAGTCGATTGCCGGCGAACTGCCGGATGCAAGCGAGGTAGAGGGCCCAGGGATCGTTGAAGAAGGTAATGGTTTTGTCGTCAGCGGCGCCCTGAACCTCAGCCAGCTCCAGGCGCGTACCGGCTTCAGCGCCCGCGCCACCGAGGACTACCAGACCCTCGCGGGCCTGGTGATGAGCTTGCTGGATCGCCTGCCGGTGGTAGGGGATCGCCTGGCCTGGAATGGCTGGATCATGACCGTGGAGGCTGTCGAAGAACGGCGGGTGCGCCAGGTGCGGCTTATACCGAACGGCGACGCTGACGCAGCAGGTGCTTGAAACCTT
The sequence above is drawn from the Pseudomonas putida genome and encodes:
- a CDS encoding TerC family protein, with product MEWLADPTAWLGLLTLIVLELVLGIDNLVFIAILADKLPPHQRDRARIIGLSLALIMRLGLLASISWMVTLTAPLIEVFGKSFSGRDLIMLFGGVFLLFKATVELHERLEGHVTQASGAVRHAAFWPIVAQIVVLDAVFSLDAVITAVGMVEQLSIMMIAVIFSIGIMIVASKPLTRFVNAHPTVIMLCLGFLMMIGFSLTAEGLGFHIPKGYLYAAIGFSILIEVFNQLARARRKRSLQQHRPLRERTAHAVLRLLGGRRVEADEVGEEIADLVEGGGEEVLFDRRERVMISGVLNLAERPIRTVMTARAEVDVIDLAQPAAAISEALANSPYSRLPLIRDGRIDEPLGFVHKKELLKELLSGSQPDLERMARAPLNLLESFSILNALEQMRGQSTHIAFVVNEFGDFTGLLTMTDILESIAGELPDASEVEGPGIVEEGNGFVVSGALNLSQLQARTGFSARATEDYQTLAGLVMSLLDRLPVVGDRLAWNGWIMTVEAVEERRVRQVRLIPNGDADAAGA